In a genomic window of Erinaceus europaeus chromosome 12, mEriEur2.1, whole genome shotgun sequence:
- the MINK1 gene encoding misshapen-like kinase 1 isoform X13: protein MGDPAPTRSLDDIDLSALRDPAGIFELVEVVGNGTYGQVYKGRHVKTGQLAAIKVMDVTEDEEEEIKQEINMLKKYSHHRNIATYYGAFIKKSPPGNDDQLWLVMEFCGAGSVTDLVKNTKGNALKEDCIAYICREILRGLAHLHAHKVIHRDIKGQNVLLTENAEVKLVDFGVSAQLDRTVGRRNTFIGTPYWMAPEVIACDENPDATYDYRSDIWSLGITAIEMAEGAPPLCDMHPMRALFLIPRNPPPRLKSKKWSKKFIDFIDTCLIKTYLSRPPTEQLLKFPFIRDQPTERQVRIQLKDHIDRSRKKRGEKEETEYEYSGSEDEDDSHGEEGEPSSIMNVPGESTLRREFLRLQQENKSNSEALKQQQQQLQQQQQRDPEAHIKHLLHQRQRRIEEQKEERRRVEEQQRREREQRKLQEKEQQRRLEDMQALRREEERRQAEREQEYKRKQLEEQRQSERLQRQLQQEHAYLKSLQQQQQQQQQQLQKQQQQQQQQQQQILPGDRKPLYHYGRGINPADKPAWAREVEERTRMNKQQNSPLAKTKPNSAGPDPPTPQASPGPPGPLSQTPPMQRPVEPQEGPHKSLVAHRVPLKPYAAPVPRSQSLQDQPTRNLAAFPASHDPDPAVPTPTTTPSTRGAVIRQNSDPTSEGPGPSPNPPAWVRPDNEAPPKVPQRTSSIATALNTSGAGGARPAQAVRASNPDLRRSDPGWERSDSVLPASHGHLPQAGSLERNRVGATSKLDSSPVLSPGNKAKPDDHRSRPGRPADFVLLKERTLDEAPRPPKKAMDYSSSSEEVESSEDEEEESNGEPSEGSRDTPGARSDGDTDSVSTMVVHDVEEIAGSQTPYGGGTMVVQRTPEEERNLLHTDSNGYTNLPDVVQPSHSPTESSKGQSPPAKDGGSDYQSRGLVKAPGKSSFTMFVDLGIYQPGGSGDTIPITALVSGDGSRLDQLQYDVKKGSVVNVNPTNTRAHSETPEIRKYKKRFNSEILCAALWGVNLLVGTENGLMLLDRSGQGKVYGLIGRRRFQQMDVLEGLNLLITISGKRNKLRVYYLSWLRNKILHNDPEVEKKQGWTTVGDMEGCGHYRVVKYERIKFLVIALKNSVEVYAWAPKPYHKFMAFKSFADLPHRPLLVDLTVEEGQRLKVIYGSSAGFHAVDVDSGNSYDIYIPVHIQSQITPHAIIFLPNTDGMEMLLCYEDEGVYVNTYGRIIKDVVLQWGEMPTSVAYICSNQIMGWGEKAIEIRSVETGHLDGVFMHKRAQRLKFLCERNDKVFFASVRSGGSSQVYFMTLNRNCIMNW from the exons gACCCTGCTGGAATCTTTGAGCTGGTGGAGGTGGTTGGCAATGGAACCTACGGACAGGTGTACAAG GGTCGACATGTCAAGACGGGGCAGCTGGCTGCCATCAAGGTCATGGATGTTACGGAG gatgaggaggaagagatcAAACAGGAGATCAACATGTTGAAAAAATACTCGCACCACCGCAATATTGCCACCTACTATGGGGCCTTCATCAAGAAAAGCCCCCCTGGAAATGATGATCAGCTCTGG CTGGTGATGGAGTTCTGTGGTGCTGGTTCTGTGACGGACCTGGTGAAGAACACAAAGGGGAACGCCCTGAAAGAAGACTGCATCGCCTACATCTGCAGGGAGATTCTCCGG GGTCTGGCCCATCTCCATGCCCACAAGGTGATCCACCGAGACATCAAGGGGCAGAACGTGCTGCTGACAGAGAATGCAGAGGTCAAGCTAG TGGATTTTGGGGTGAGTGCTCAGCTGGACCGTACAGTGGGCAGACGGAACACTTTCATTGGGACCCCCTACTGGATGGCCCCAGAGGTCATCGCCTGCGACGAGAACCCTGATGCCACCTATGACTACCGG AGTGACATTTGGTCTCTAGGAATCACAGCCATTGAGATGGCAGAGGGAGCCCCCC CCCTGTGTGACATGCACCCCATGCGAGCCCTTTTCCTCATTCCTCGGAACCCgccacccaggctcaagtccaagAAATG GTCTAAGAAGTTCATCGACTTCATTGACACTTGTCTCATCAAGACTTACCTGAGCCGCCCGCCAACAGAGCAGCTGCTGAAGTTCCCCTTCATCCGTGACCAGCCCACGGAGCGGCAGGTCCGCATTCAGCTGAAGGACCACATCGACCGGTCCCGGAAGAAGCGAGGCGAGAAAG AGGAGACAGAATACGAGTACAGTGGCAGCGAAGACGAAGATGACAGCCATGGAGAGGAAGGAGAGCCGAG CTCCATCATGAACGTGCCGGGGGAGTCGACCCTCCGCCGGGAATTTCTCCGACTGCAGCAGGAGAACAAGAGTAACTCCGAGGCtttaaagcagcagcagcagcagctgcagcagcagcagcagcgagaCCCCGAAGCACACATCAAACACCTCCTGCACCAGCGGCAGCGGCGCATtgaggagcagaaggaggagcGGAGGCGCGTTGAGGAG CAACAGCGGCGGGAGCGGGAGCAGCGGAAGCTACAGGAGAAGGAGCAGCAGAGGCGGCTGGAGGACATGCAGGCCCTGCGCCGGGAGGAGGAGAGGCGGCAGGCAGAGCGCGAGCAG GAATATAAGCGGAAGCAGCTGGAGGAGCAGCGGCAGTCCGAGCGCCTGCAGAGGCAGCTGCAGCAGGAGCACGCCTACCTCAAGtccctgcagcagcagcagcagcagcagcagcagcagcttcagaagcagcagcagcagcagcaacagcagcagcagcaaattctgCCCGGAGACAGGAAGCCTCTCTATCACTACGGTCGGGGCATTAACCCTGCCGACAAGCCAGCCTGGGCTCGAGAG GTTGAAGAGAGAACAAGGATGAACAAGCAACAGAACTCTCCTTTGGCCAAGACCAAGCCAAACAGCGCAGggcctgacccccccaccccccaggcctcCCCTGGGCCCCCAGGACCCCTTTCACAAACTCCTCCTATGCAGAGGCCGGTTGAACCCCAGGAGGGACCACACAAG AGCCTGGTGGCACACCGGGTCCCACTGAAGCCATATGCAGCGCCTGTACCCCGATCCCAGTCCCTGCAGGACCAGCCCACCCGAAACCTGGCTGCCTTCCCAGCCTCTCACGACCCTGACCCTGCCGTCCCCACGCCCACcaccacacccagcaccagaGGAGCCGTCATCCGCCAGAACTCAGACCCCACCTCTGAAGGGCCTGGCCCCAGCCCGAATCCCCCAGCCTGGGTCCGGCCAGATAATGAGGCCCCCCCCAAG gTGCCTCAGAGGACCTCATCTATTGCCACTGCCCTTAACACCAGCGGGGCTGGAGGAGCCCGGCCAGCACAAGCTGTCCGCGCCAG TAACCCCGACCTCAGGAGGAGTGACCCTGGCTGGGAGCGCTCCGATAGCGTCCTCCCAGCCTCTCACGGCCACCTCCCTCAGGCTGGCTCGCTAGAGAGAAACCGAGTAGGAG CCACCTCCAAACTGGACAGCTCCCCAGTGCTCTCCCCTGGAAACAAAGCCAAGCCTGACGATCACCGCTCACGGCCAGGCCGGCCCGCA GATTTCGTGTTGCTGAAGGAGCGCACTCTGGACGAGGCCCCCCGGCCTCCCAAGAAGGCCATGGACTACTCTTCATCCAGTGAGGAGGTGGAGAGCAgcgaggatgaggaggaggaaagcaATGGCGAGCCATCAGAGGGCAGCAGAGACACCCCTGGGGCCCG CAGTGACGGGGACACAGACAGCGTCAGCACCATGGTGGTCCATGATGTGGAAGAGATAGCTGGCTCCCAGACTCCGTACGGGGGCGGCACCATGGTGGTCCAGCGC aCTCCAGAAGAGGAGCGCAACCTGCTCCACACCGACAGCAACGGTTACACAAACCTGCCGGACGTGGTGCAGCCCAGCCACTCGCCCACTGAGAGCAGCAAAGGCCAAAGCCCACCTGCAAAGGACGGGGGCAGTGAC TACCAGTCTCGTGGGCTAGTCAAAGCCCCTGGCAAGAGCTCGTTCACGATGTTCGTGGACCTTGGGATCTACCAGCCAGGAGGCAGTGgggacaccattcccatcacag CTCTTGTGAGTGGAGACGGTAGTCGGCTTGACCAGCTGCAGTACGATGTGAAGAAAGGCTCTGTGGTCAACGTGAACCCCACCAACACCCGGGCCCACAGCGAGACCCCCGAGATTCGCAAGTACAAGAAGCGATTCAATTCCGAGATTCTCTGCGCGGCCCTTTGGG GGGTCAACCTGCTGGTGGGCACGGAGAATGGGCTGATGCTGCTGGACCGAAGTGGCCAGGGCAAGGTGTATGGACTCATTGGGCGCCGACGCTTCCAGCAAATGGATGTACTGGAGGGACTCAACTTGCTCATCACTATCTCAG GGAAAAGGAATAAACTGCGGGTGTATTACCTGTCCTGGCTCCGGAACAAGATTCTGCACAATGACCCAGAAGTGGAGAAGAAGCAGGGCTGGACGACTGTGGGGGACATGGAGGGCTGCGGACACTACCGTGTTG TGAAGTATGAACGCATCAAGTTCCTGGTTATCGCCCTGAAGAACTCCGTGGAGGTGTATGCCTGGGCCCCCAAACCCTACCACAAGTTCATGGCCTTCAAG TCCTTCGCCGACCTCCCTCACCGCCCTCTGCTGGTCGACCTGACAGTGGAGGAGGGACAGCGGCTCAAGGTCATCTACGGCTCCAGCGCAGGCTTCCATGCTGTGGATGTCGACTCGGGGAACAGCTATGACATCTACATCCCTGTGCAC ATCCAGAGCCAGATAACACCCCATGCCATCATCTTCCTCCCCAACACCGATGGTATGGAGATgctgctatgctatgaggatgaGGGCGTCTACGTCAACACGTATGGGCGGATCATTAAGGATGTGGTGCTGCAGTGGGGAGAGATGCCCACCTCTGTGG CCTACATCTGCTCCAACCAAATCATGGGCTGGGGCGAGAAAGCCATTGAGATCCGCTCCGTGGAGACGGGCCACCTGGACGGGGTCTTCATGCACAAACGAGCCCAGAGGCTCAAGTTCCTGTGTGAGCGGAATGACAAG
- the MINK1 gene encoding misshapen-like kinase 1 isoform X12, whose product MGDPAPTRSLDDIDLSALRDPAGIFELVEVVGNGTYGQVYKGRHVKTGQLAAIKVMDVTEDEEEEIKQEINMLKKYSHHRNIATYYGAFIKKSPPGNDDQLWLVMEFCGAGSVTDLVKNTKGNALKEDCIAYICREILRGLAHLHAHKVIHRDIKGQNVLLTENAEVKLVDFGVSAQLDRTVGRRNTFIGTPYWMAPEVIACDENPDATYDYRSDIWSLGITAIEMAEGAPPLCDMHPMRALFLIPRNPPPRLKSKKWSKKFIDFIDTCLIKTYLSRPPTEQLLKFPFIRDQPTERQVRIQLKDHIDRSRKKRGEKEETEYEYSGSEDEDDSHGEEGEPSSIMNVPGESTLRREFLRLQQENKSNSEALKQQQQQLQQQQQRDPEAHIKHLLHQRQRRIEEQKEERRRVEEQQRREREQRKLQEKEQQRRLEDMQALRREEERRQAEREQEYKRKQLEEQRQSERLQRQLQQEHAYLKSLQQQQQQQQQQLQKQQQQQQQQQQQILPGDRKPLYHYGRGINPADKPAWAREVEERTRMNKQQNSPLAKTKPNSAGPDPPTPQASPGPPGPLSQTPPMQRPVEPQEGPHKSLVAHRVPLKPYAAPVPRSQSLQDQPTRNLAAFPASHDPDPAVPTPTTTPSTRGAVIRQNSDPTSEGPGPSPNPPAWVRPDNEAPPKVPQRTSSIATALNTSGAGGARPAQAVRASNPDLRRSDPGWERSDSVLPASHGHLPQAGSLERNRVGATSKLDSSPVLSPGNKAKPDDHRSRPGRPASYKRAIGEDFVLLKERTLDEAPRPPKKAMDYSSSSEEVESSEDEEEESNGEPSEGSRDTPGARSDGDTDSVSTMVVHDVEEIAGSQTPYGGGTMVVQRTPEEERNLLHTDSNGYTNLPDVVQPSHSPTESSKGQSPPAKDGGSDYQSRGLVKAPGKSSFTMFVDLGIYQPGGSGDTIPITALVSGDGSRLDQLQYDVKKGSVVNVNPTNTRAHSETPEIRKYKKRFNSEILCAALWGVNLLVGTENGLMLLDRSGQGKVYGLIGRRRFQQMDVLEGLNLLITISGKRNKLRVYYLSWLRNKILHNDPEVEKKQGWTTVGDMEGCGHYRVVKYERIKFLVIALKNSVEVYAWAPKPYHKFMAFKSFADLPHRPLLVDLTVEEGQRLKVIYGSSAGFHAVDVDSGNSYDIYIPVHIQSQITPHAIIFLPNTDGMEMLLCYEDEGVYVNTYGRIIKDVVLQWGEMPTSVAYICSNQIMGWGEKAIEIRSVETGHLDGVFMHKRAQRLKFLCERNDKVFFASVRSGGSSQVYFMTLNRNCIMNW is encoded by the exons gACCCTGCTGGAATCTTTGAGCTGGTGGAGGTGGTTGGCAATGGAACCTACGGACAGGTGTACAAG GGTCGACATGTCAAGACGGGGCAGCTGGCTGCCATCAAGGTCATGGATGTTACGGAG gatgaggaggaagagatcAAACAGGAGATCAACATGTTGAAAAAATACTCGCACCACCGCAATATTGCCACCTACTATGGGGCCTTCATCAAGAAAAGCCCCCCTGGAAATGATGATCAGCTCTGG CTGGTGATGGAGTTCTGTGGTGCTGGTTCTGTGACGGACCTGGTGAAGAACACAAAGGGGAACGCCCTGAAAGAAGACTGCATCGCCTACATCTGCAGGGAGATTCTCCGG GGTCTGGCCCATCTCCATGCCCACAAGGTGATCCACCGAGACATCAAGGGGCAGAACGTGCTGCTGACAGAGAATGCAGAGGTCAAGCTAG TGGATTTTGGGGTGAGTGCTCAGCTGGACCGTACAGTGGGCAGACGGAACACTTTCATTGGGACCCCCTACTGGATGGCCCCAGAGGTCATCGCCTGCGACGAGAACCCTGATGCCACCTATGACTACCGG AGTGACATTTGGTCTCTAGGAATCACAGCCATTGAGATGGCAGAGGGAGCCCCCC CCCTGTGTGACATGCACCCCATGCGAGCCCTTTTCCTCATTCCTCGGAACCCgccacccaggctcaagtccaagAAATG GTCTAAGAAGTTCATCGACTTCATTGACACTTGTCTCATCAAGACTTACCTGAGCCGCCCGCCAACAGAGCAGCTGCTGAAGTTCCCCTTCATCCGTGACCAGCCCACGGAGCGGCAGGTCCGCATTCAGCTGAAGGACCACATCGACCGGTCCCGGAAGAAGCGAGGCGAGAAAG AGGAGACAGAATACGAGTACAGTGGCAGCGAAGACGAAGATGACAGCCATGGAGAGGAAGGAGAGCCGAG CTCCATCATGAACGTGCCGGGGGAGTCGACCCTCCGCCGGGAATTTCTCCGACTGCAGCAGGAGAACAAGAGTAACTCCGAGGCtttaaagcagcagcagcagcagctgcagcagcagcagcagcgagaCCCCGAAGCACACATCAAACACCTCCTGCACCAGCGGCAGCGGCGCATtgaggagcagaaggaggagcGGAGGCGCGTTGAGGAG CAACAGCGGCGGGAGCGGGAGCAGCGGAAGCTACAGGAGAAGGAGCAGCAGAGGCGGCTGGAGGACATGCAGGCCCTGCGCCGGGAGGAGGAGAGGCGGCAGGCAGAGCGCGAGCAG GAATATAAGCGGAAGCAGCTGGAGGAGCAGCGGCAGTCCGAGCGCCTGCAGAGGCAGCTGCAGCAGGAGCACGCCTACCTCAAGtccctgcagcagcagcagcagcagcagcagcagcagcttcagaagcagcagcagcagcagcaacagcagcagcagcaaattctgCCCGGAGACAGGAAGCCTCTCTATCACTACGGTCGGGGCATTAACCCTGCCGACAAGCCAGCCTGGGCTCGAGAG GTTGAAGAGAGAACAAGGATGAACAAGCAACAGAACTCTCCTTTGGCCAAGACCAAGCCAAACAGCGCAGggcctgacccccccaccccccaggcctcCCCTGGGCCCCCAGGACCCCTTTCACAAACTCCTCCTATGCAGAGGCCGGTTGAACCCCAGGAGGGACCACACAAG AGCCTGGTGGCACACCGGGTCCCACTGAAGCCATATGCAGCGCCTGTACCCCGATCCCAGTCCCTGCAGGACCAGCCCACCCGAAACCTGGCTGCCTTCCCAGCCTCTCACGACCCTGACCCTGCCGTCCCCACGCCCACcaccacacccagcaccagaGGAGCCGTCATCCGCCAGAACTCAGACCCCACCTCTGAAGGGCCTGGCCCCAGCCCGAATCCCCCAGCCTGGGTCCGGCCAGATAATGAGGCCCCCCCCAAG gTGCCTCAGAGGACCTCATCTATTGCCACTGCCCTTAACACCAGCGGGGCTGGAGGAGCCCGGCCAGCACAAGCTGTCCGCGCCAG TAACCCCGACCTCAGGAGGAGTGACCCTGGCTGGGAGCGCTCCGATAGCGTCCTCCCAGCCTCTCACGGCCACCTCCCTCAGGCTGGCTCGCTAGAGAGAAACCGAGTAGGAG CCACCTCCAAACTGGACAGCTCCCCAGTGCTCTCCCCTGGAAACAAAGCCAAGCCTGACGATCACCGCTCACGGCCAGGCCGGCCCGCA AGCTATAAGCGAGCAATCGGTGAG GATTTCGTGTTGCTGAAGGAGCGCACTCTGGACGAGGCCCCCCGGCCTCCCAAGAAGGCCATGGACTACTCTTCATCCAGTGAGGAGGTGGAGAGCAgcgaggatgaggaggaggaaagcaATGGCGAGCCATCAGAGGGCAGCAGAGACACCCCTGGGGCCCG CAGTGACGGGGACACAGACAGCGTCAGCACCATGGTGGTCCATGATGTGGAAGAGATAGCTGGCTCCCAGACTCCGTACGGGGGCGGCACCATGGTGGTCCAGCGC aCTCCAGAAGAGGAGCGCAACCTGCTCCACACCGACAGCAACGGTTACACAAACCTGCCGGACGTGGTGCAGCCCAGCCACTCGCCCACTGAGAGCAGCAAAGGCCAAAGCCCACCTGCAAAGGACGGGGGCAGTGAC TACCAGTCTCGTGGGCTAGTCAAAGCCCCTGGCAAGAGCTCGTTCACGATGTTCGTGGACCTTGGGATCTACCAGCCAGGAGGCAGTGgggacaccattcccatcacag CTCTTGTGAGTGGAGACGGTAGTCGGCTTGACCAGCTGCAGTACGATGTGAAGAAAGGCTCTGTGGTCAACGTGAACCCCACCAACACCCGGGCCCACAGCGAGACCCCCGAGATTCGCAAGTACAAGAAGCGATTCAATTCCGAGATTCTCTGCGCGGCCCTTTGGG GGGTCAACCTGCTGGTGGGCACGGAGAATGGGCTGATGCTGCTGGACCGAAGTGGCCAGGGCAAGGTGTATGGACTCATTGGGCGCCGACGCTTCCAGCAAATGGATGTACTGGAGGGACTCAACTTGCTCATCACTATCTCAG GGAAAAGGAATAAACTGCGGGTGTATTACCTGTCCTGGCTCCGGAACAAGATTCTGCACAATGACCCAGAAGTGGAGAAGAAGCAGGGCTGGACGACTGTGGGGGACATGGAGGGCTGCGGACACTACCGTGTTG TGAAGTATGAACGCATCAAGTTCCTGGTTATCGCCCTGAAGAACTCCGTGGAGGTGTATGCCTGGGCCCCCAAACCCTACCACAAGTTCATGGCCTTCAAG TCCTTCGCCGACCTCCCTCACCGCCCTCTGCTGGTCGACCTGACAGTGGAGGAGGGACAGCGGCTCAAGGTCATCTACGGCTCCAGCGCAGGCTTCCATGCTGTGGATGTCGACTCGGGGAACAGCTATGACATCTACATCCCTGTGCAC ATCCAGAGCCAGATAACACCCCATGCCATCATCTTCCTCCCCAACACCGATGGTATGGAGATgctgctatgctatgaggatgaGGGCGTCTACGTCAACACGTATGGGCGGATCATTAAGGATGTGGTGCTGCAGTGGGGAGAGATGCCCACCTCTGTGG CCTACATCTGCTCCAACCAAATCATGGGCTGGGGCGAGAAAGCCATTGAGATCCGCTCCGTGGAGACGGGCCACCTGGACGGGGTCTTCATGCACAAACGAGCCCAGAGGCTCAAGTTCCTGTGTGAGCGGAATGACAAG